The following proteins are encoded in a genomic region of Saccharopolyspora antimicrobica:
- a CDS encoding enoyl-CoA hydratase/isomerase family protein: MSEELITTRDGAVLQVVFNRPAQRNAMTWQMYDGLVEGCRTAEDDPGIRVLVLRGAGQEAFVAGTDIAQFTEFRDGSDGVAYERRMEAVLDVLESVRVPTIAAISGYCVGAGIALAAVCDLRVSTTTGRFGVPVARTLGNCLSMNTYSLLVSHLGPARAKDMLLRARLFDATEAHAAGFLTELCRPDELDAVVAGIAERLSGHAPLTMWAAKEAVRRLRLAALPDGEDLVRTVFGSQDFHHGVRAFLDKAPHHWQGR; encoded by the coding sequence ATGTCTGAGGAGCTGATCACCACCCGCGACGGTGCCGTGCTGCAGGTGGTGTTCAACCGGCCCGCACAGCGCAACGCCATGACCTGGCAGATGTACGACGGGCTGGTGGAGGGCTGCCGCACCGCCGAGGACGATCCCGGCATCCGGGTGCTGGTGCTGCGCGGCGCCGGGCAGGAGGCGTTCGTGGCCGGCACCGACATCGCCCAGTTCACCGAATTCCGCGACGGCTCCGACGGCGTGGCCTACGAGCGGCGCATGGAGGCGGTGCTCGACGTGCTGGAGTCGGTGCGGGTCCCCACGATCGCGGCGATCTCGGGCTACTGCGTGGGTGCGGGCATCGCGCTGGCCGCGGTGTGCGATCTGCGGGTGTCGACCACGACCGGCCGGTTCGGGGTGCCGGTGGCGCGCACCCTGGGCAACTGCCTGTCGATGAACACCTACTCGCTGCTGGTGTCCCACCTCGGCCCGGCCCGCGCCAAGGACATGCTGCTGCGCGCCCGCTTGTTCGACGCCACCGAGGCGCACGCGGCCGGATTCCTCACCGAGCTCTGCCGGCCGGACGAGCTGGATGCGGTGGTGGCCGGCATCGCCGAGCGGCTCAGCGGGCACGCGCCGCTGACGATGTGGGCGGCCAAGGAAGCGGTGCGGCGGCTGCGGCTGGCTGCCCTGCCCGACGGGGAGGACCTGGTGCGCACCGTCTTCGGCAGCCAGGACTTCCACCACGGCGTGCGGGCGTTCCTGGACAAGGCCCCGCACCACTGGCAGGGCCGCTGA
- a CDS encoding gamma carbonic anhydrase family protein — MSTRPITLAVDGISPQTDPEAFVAPGAALIGRVSLAAGSSVWYNAVLRGDMETISVGAGSNVQDGCVVHADPGFPAEIAEGVTVGHKAVLHGCTVEQGCLIGMGAVVLNGARIGAGSLVAAGAVVLEGTEVPPGSMVAGTPAKVRRELTDEERQALALSAEHYTQLAAKHRDALS, encoded by the coding sequence GTGAGCACGCGCCCCATCACCCTCGCCGTCGACGGCATCAGCCCGCAGACCGACCCGGAGGCCTTCGTGGCGCCGGGCGCGGCGCTGATCGGACGCGTGAGCCTGGCCGCCGGATCCAGCGTCTGGTACAACGCGGTGCTGCGCGGGGACATGGAGACCATCAGCGTCGGCGCGGGCAGCAACGTCCAGGACGGCTGCGTGGTGCACGCCGACCCCGGTTTCCCCGCCGAGATCGCCGAGGGCGTCACCGTCGGGCACAAAGCGGTCCTGCACGGCTGCACCGTGGAGCAGGGCTGCCTGATCGGGATGGGCGCGGTGGTGCTCAACGGCGCCCGCATCGGCGCCGGATCGCTGGTGGCGGCCGGAGCGGTGGTGCTGGAAGGCACCGAGGTGCCGCCCGGCTCGATGGTCGCGGGCACCCCCGCCAAGGTGCGCCGCGAGCTGACCGACGAGGAGCGGCAGGCCCTCGCGCTCTCCGCCGAGCACTACACCCAGCTGGCCGCCAAGCACCGCGACGCCCTGAGCTGA
- a CDS encoding NADP-dependent oxidoreductase, translating to MQSITVRDRDAGAAGLSLTDMPYPHAAENDVIVRVHAAGFTPGELDWPGTWTDRAGRDRTPSVPGHELSGVVAELGYGTTGLSVGQRVFGLTDWTRNGTLAEYTAVEARNLAPLPADVDHAVAAALPISGLTAWQGLFDHGRLTTGQTVLIHGAAGGVGSIAVQLAREAGARVIGTGRTRDRNRVLALGAGAFLDLQTEDLADAGEVDVVFDVIGGEVLERSAALVRPGGTLVTIAMPPEVRPVDGRAVFFVVEPDRARLADLAARLREGRLKPSIGAVRPLAEAPTAFAPGKRTQGKTIIRVTEG from the coding sequence ATGCAGAGCATCACTGTGCGAGACCGTGACGCGGGTGCCGCTGGGCTGTCCCTGACGGACATGCCCTACCCGCATGCGGCCGAGAACGACGTCATCGTCCGGGTGCACGCCGCGGGCTTCACCCCTGGGGAACTGGACTGGCCCGGCACCTGGACCGACCGCGCCGGCCGTGACCGGACGCCGAGCGTGCCCGGGCACGAGCTCTCAGGTGTCGTTGCCGAGCTCGGGTACGGCACCACCGGTCTGAGCGTCGGCCAGCGGGTGTTCGGACTGACCGACTGGACCCGCAACGGCACCCTCGCCGAATACACCGCGGTGGAGGCCCGCAATCTGGCACCGCTGCCGGCCGACGTCGATCACGCGGTGGCCGCCGCGCTGCCGATTTCCGGGCTCACCGCCTGGCAAGGCCTGTTCGACCACGGCCGCCTGACCACCGGCCAGACCGTCCTGATCCACGGCGCCGCCGGCGGCGTCGGGTCGATCGCGGTGCAGCTCGCCCGCGAAGCCGGCGCTCGTGTCATCGGCACCGGCCGGACTCGCGACCGCAACCGGGTGCTCGCGCTGGGCGCCGGAGCCTTCCTCGACCTGCAGACCGAGGACCTGGCCGACGCCGGCGAGGTCGACGTCGTGTTCGACGTGATCGGCGGGGAGGTCCTCGAGCGTTCGGCCGCCCTGGTGCGTCCCGGTGGCACGCTCGTGACCATCGCCATGCCGCCCGAGGTCCGGCCCGTGGACGGGCGGGCCGTCTTCTTCGTCGTCGAACCCGACCGAGCCCGGCTCGCCGACCTCGCCGCGCGGTTGCGGGAGGGCCGGCTCAAGCCCTCCATCGGCGCCGTGCGGCCGCTGGCCGAAGCGCCGACCGCATTCGCCCCCGGCAAGCGCACCCAGGGAAAGACGATCATCCGCGTCACCGAAGGCTGA
- a CDS encoding cupin domain-containing protein: MNGIRIAAGLLVVAALTGACAAPEQPAEAPMAATQPPTETLTPLLQQALPNAPGKTFTSSIVDFPPGARATPHRHGEAFVYAYVLEGTLRSQLDDQPTSTYHQGQNWVEQPGAHHVLTENASRTDRAKLLVVFVSNTGDALKVDDPHP; the protein is encoded by the coding sequence ATGAACGGAATCCGCATCGCAGCAGGTCTCCTGGTCGTCGCCGCGCTGACCGGGGCCTGCGCCGCCCCGGAGCAGCCCGCCGAGGCCCCGATGGCCGCCACGCAGCCACCCACCGAGACCCTCACCCCCTTGCTCCAGCAGGCCCTTCCGAACGCGCCGGGAAAGACGTTCACCTCGTCGATCGTCGACTTCCCACCCGGGGCTCGCGCGACCCCGCACCGGCACGGCGAGGCTTTCGTCTACGCCTACGTCCTCGAAGGCACCCTGCGCAGCCAGCTCGACGACCAGCCCACGAGCACCTACCACCAGGGCCAGAACTGGGTCGAGCAGCCCGGCGCCCACCACGTCCTCACGGAGAACGCCAGCCGGACCGACCGGGCCAAGCTCCTGGTCGTCTTCGTCTCCAACACCGGAGACGCCCTCAAGGTCGACGACCCCCACCCGTGA
- a CDS encoding aminoglycoside phosphotransferase family protein, which yields MTGTAVVVPAEYAATHHQIFGDGPWLTDLPALAEQRLEAWDLRLDGDPRHGMVALVLPVLRSDGTPAVLKLQPVTTDTAGEPLGLRTWDGRGAVRMLEHDPDSGSMLLERLGTALSGVDDDDAAVGVIAGLLARLHAVAAPAGVRALGDIASAMVRDTPQACTQLEDGDAALLRRLADVVTDLLAEPGDRLLHWDLHYDNVLAGDREPWLAIDPQPLIGDPGFDLLPALDNRWEQLVATGDLPAALRRRLAILTDVLGLDRRRAVGWSLGRVLQNCLWDVEDGETRLNPVQTTIAEILLPLGP from the coding sequence GTGACTGGTACCGCTGTGGTGGTTCCCGCCGAGTACGCGGCCACCCACCACCAGATCTTCGGTGACGGCCCCTGGCTGACCGACTTGCCCGCACTGGCCGAGCAGCGGCTGGAAGCGTGGGACCTGCGCCTGGACGGCGACCCCCGACACGGCATGGTGGCGCTGGTGCTGCCGGTGCTGCGCTCCGACGGCACCCCGGCGGTGCTGAAGTTGCAGCCCGTCACCACCGACACCGCCGGTGAGCCGCTGGGCCTGCGGACCTGGGACGGCCGTGGCGCGGTCCGGATGCTCGAACACGACCCGGACTCGGGCAGCATGCTGCTGGAACGCCTGGGCACGGCACTGTCGGGTGTGGACGATGACGATGCCGCGGTGGGCGTCATCGCCGGTCTGCTCGCCCGGTTGCACGCTGTCGCCGCACCGGCCGGGGTGCGCGCTCTGGGCGATATCGCCTCGGCGATGGTGCGCGACACCCCGCAGGCGTGCACGCAGCTGGAGGACGGCGATGCGGCGCTGCTGCGGCGCCTCGCCGATGTCGTCACCGACCTGCTCGCCGAGCCCGGCGACCGGCTGCTGCACTGGGATCTGCACTACGACAACGTCCTGGCCGGTGATCGCGAACCGTGGCTGGCCATCGACCCGCAGCCGCTGATCGGCGACCCGGGCTTCGATCTGCTGCCCGCGCTGGACAACCGCTGGGAGCAGCTGGTGGCCACCGGTGACCTGCCCGCCGCGCTGCGCCGCCGCTTGGCGATCCTCACCGACGTGCTGGGCCTGGACCGGCGCCGGGCGGTGGGCTGGTCGCTGGGCCGGGTGCTGCAGAACTGCCTGTGGGACGTCGAGGACGGCGAAACCCGCCTCAACCCGGTGCAGACCACCATCGCCGAAATCCTGCTGCCGCTGGGGCCGTGA
- a CDS encoding CaiB/BaiF CoA transferase family protein, with amino-acid sequence MSTSPASGPLPLHGVRVLEIGAFMAAPFATMQLADLGADVVKVENPAGGDPVRQTGPFLAGHSSPFLRLNRNKRSVALDLKDPEGRRLLRRLLDDTDVLVENLRPGALAALGLGHEPVRARNPRLIYVSASGWGQDGPLAAQPGLDIMAQARAGLMSITGHPGGPPTKVGVPMCDLVCGLYAALGAVAALRAREHTGQGQHIDVSLLEAGVSFAVWEAGAYFATGETGRAHGSAHQNSAPYQAVRSRDGWVTVGATTTKTWPAFCHALGLTGLLDDDRYGSSYERYQHRDSLIPAIERATAQLGTAEIVEKLTTAGVPCAPIATTDEVFTDEHLAQRDFFWDAPHPELGPVRQIGSPMRLSATPPRRDHAGPRLGAHTREVLTEAGLDADEVTRLRDRGILATGE; translated from the coding sequence ATGAGCACCTCCCCCGCCTCCGGCCCGCTCCCGCTGCACGGGGTTCGCGTGCTGGAGATCGGCGCGTTCATGGCCGCGCCGTTCGCCACGATGCAACTGGCCGACCTCGGCGCCGACGTCGTCAAGGTGGAGAACCCCGCAGGCGGCGACCCGGTGCGCCAGACCGGGCCGTTCCTGGCCGGCCACAGCTCCCCGTTCCTGCGCCTGAACCGCAACAAGCGGTCGGTGGCGCTGGACCTGAAGGACCCCGAAGGGCGGCGGCTGCTGCGGCGGCTGCTCGACGACACCGACGTGCTGGTGGAGAACCTGCGGCCCGGCGCGCTGGCCGCCCTGGGCCTGGGCCACGAGCCGGTGCGGGCCCGCAACCCCCGCCTCATCTACGTCTCGGCCTCCGGGTGGGGGCAGGACGGGCCGCTGGCCGCCCAGCCGGGACTGGACATCATGGCCCAGGCCCGCGCCGGGCTGATGAGCATCACCGGCCACCCCGGCGGCCCGCCCACCAAGGTCGGCGTGCCGATGTGCGACCTGGTGTGCGGGCTCTACGCCGCGCTGGGCGCGGTGGCCGCGCTGCGGGCCCGCGAGCACACCGGGCAGGGCCAGCACATCGACGTCTCGCTGCTGGAGGCCGGCGTGTCCTTCGCGGTGTGGGAGGCCGGCGCCTACTTCGCCACCGGCGAGACCGGCCGCGCGCACGGCTCGGCGCACCAGAACAGCGCCCCCTACCAAGCGGTGCGCAGCCGCGACGGGTGGGTGACGGTCGGGGCGACCACCACCAAGACCTGGCCGGCGTTCTGCCACGCCCTGGGCCTGACCGGCCTGCTCGACGACGACCGCTACGGCAGCTCCTACGAGCGCTACCAGCACCGCGACAGCCTCATCCCCGCCATCGAGCGGGCCACCGCGCAGCTGGGCACCGCCGAGATCGTCGAGAAGCTCACCACGGCCGGGGTGCCGTGCGCGCCGATCGCCACCACCGATGAGGTGTTCACCGACGAGCACCTGGCGCAGCGGGACTTCTTCTGGGACGCTCCGCACCCCGAACTCGGGCCGGTGCGCCAGATCGGCTCCCCGATGCGGCTGTCGGCCACCCCGCCGCGCCGCGACCACGCCGGCCCCCGGCTGGGCGCCCACACCCGCGAAGTGCTCACCGAAGCGGGTCTGGACGCCGACGAGGTGACGCGGCTGCGTGACCGCGGGATCCTCGCCACCGGCGAGTGA
- a CDS encoding tripartite tricarboxylate transporter TctB family protein, translating into MSGQRAQVALFASLALLGGGFAVTAPAYGVLLEESRIGPGFLPLVAGLGLTLFSVLLLAEQLRAPRAAPPQPGTDDFGRSPQQRMRILWRVFVLLPVAVALVPLLGMVVAFGLLVLVISTWLEGRRPLPALVLSAGSAAVMHGVFAVVLQVPLPTGVFGF; encoded by the coding sequence ATGAGCGGGCAGCGCGCGCAGGTGGCGCTGTTCGCCTCGCTGGCACTGCTCGGCGGTGGTTTCGCCGTCACCGCCCCGGCCTACGGGGTGCTGCTGGAGGAGTCGCGCATCGGGCCGGGCTTCCTGCCGCTGGTGGCCGGGCTGGGGCTGACGCTGTTCTCGGTGCTGCTGCTGGCCGAGCAGCTGCGCGCGCCCCGGGCCGCACCGCCGCAGCCCGGCACCGACGACTTCGGGCGCAGCCCGCAGCAGCGGATGCGGATCCTGTGGCGGGTGTTCGTGCTGCTGCCGGTGGCTGTGGCGCTGGTACCGCTGCTGGGCATGGTGGTGGCCTTCGGGCTGCTGGTGCTGGTGATCTCCACCTGGCTGGAGGGGCGGCGGCCGCTTCCGGCGCTGGTGCTCAGCGCGGGCTCGGCGGCGGTGATGCACGGGGTGTTCGCGGTGGTGCTGCAGGTGCCGCTGCCCACCGGGGTGTTCGGGTTCTAG
- a CDS encoding GntR family transcriptional regulator, which translates to MTGPVDHTQAVRAPSIVGPPSLVELAATTLRRMIIGGDLLCGQRIVENRLTHELGISRPPLREALRVLEREGLVRQVPRKGVIVTPLTLHDIYEICTLRAEFEALAVRLGVPVREAARMRRCRQALQRMSEAADSGDEPDFLERSFDFHVSVVGLSGHQRLEDAYRSLQLQLMLSMALNRKARQDRESLTEDVARHRRLLEIIDAGDPDAVLAELAAHGDRTFLDGIETKVDGHTEESLRWLHRQRRAQEDQ; encoded by the coding sequence GTGACCGGACCCGTCGACCACACCCAGGCGGTGCGCGCTCCCAGCATCGTCGGCCCGCCCAGCCTGGTGGAACTGGCCGCCACCACCCTGCGCCGCATGATCATCGGCGGTGATCTGCTGTGCGGGCAGCGCATCGTGGAGAACCGGCTGACCCACGAGCTGGGCATCAGCCGCCCGCCGCTGCGCGAGGCGCTGCGGGTGCTCGAACGCGAAGGCCTGGTGCGCCAGGTTCCCCGCAAGGGCGTGATCGTGACACCGCTGACGCTGCACGACATCTACGAGATCTGCACGCTGCGCGCGGAGTTCGAGGCCCTGGCGGTGCGGCTGGGCGTGCCGGTGCGCGAAGCGGCGCGGATGCGGCGCTGCCGGCAGGCGCTGCAGCGGATGAGCGAGGCCGCCGACTCCGGCGACGAGCCGGATTTCCTGGAGCGCTCCTTCGACTTCCACGTCTCGGTGGTCGGCCTGTCCGGCCACCAGCGGCTGGAGGATGCCTACCGGTCGCTGCAGCTGCAGCTGATGCTGTCCATGGCGCTCAACCGCAAGGCCCGTCAGGATCGGGAGAGCCTGACCGAGGACGTCGCGCGTCACCGGCGGCTGCTGGAGATCATCGACGCCGGTGACCCCGATGCGGTGCTCGCCGAACTCGCCGCGCACGGCGACCGCACCTTCCTCGACGGCATCGAGACCAAAGTGGACGGACACACCGAAGAATCGCTGCGGTGGCTGCACCGGCAGCGCCGAGCACAGGAGGACCAGTGA
- a CDS encoding MarR family winged helix-turn-helix transcriptional regulator has product MPHDPTEETSVWRPLRQLLNSLDDEIDQFYAQRGITSVRPRFVGPLIRLGHRGTMTIRELADALEVTHSAMSQTVAALRREDLVRTATGTDARTRQITLTDRARQMLPLLEAEWRASEAALRELDAEIPYPLSRAVADLREALERRRFRDRLDDHLPPS; this is encoded by the coding sequence ATGCCGCACGACCCCACCGAGGAGACCAGCGTCTGGCGGCCGCTGCGACAGCTGCTCAACTCCCTCGACGACGAGATCGACCAGTTCTACGCCCAGCGCGGCATCACCAGTGTGCGACCGCGATTCGTCGGGCCGCTGATCCGGCTCGGCCACCGCGGCACCATGACCATCCGCGAACTCGCCGACGCCCTGGAGGTCACCCACTCGGCCATGAGCCAGACCGTCGCCGCGCTGCGCCGCGAAGACCTCGTGCGCACCGCGACCGGAACTGATGCGCGCACCCGCCAGATCACCCTCACCGACCGCGCCCGCCAGATGCTGCCGCTGCTGGAAGCCGAGTGGCGGGCCAGCGAAGCGGCACTGCGCGAACTCGACGCCGAAATCCCCTACCCGCTGAGCCGAGCGGTCGCCGACCTGCGGGAAGCCCTGGAGCGGCGGCGCTTCCGCGACCGCCTCGACGACCACCTCCCGCCGTCGTGA
- a CDS encoding tripartite tricarboxylate transporter permease, producing MFDNLLLGASTALSPVNLLWCFAGVLLGTVIGLLPGLGSSTGVAILIPLTLTVEPVTALIMLAGIYYGSQYGGTITSVLLSTPGEAASVVTTLDGYQMARQGRAGAALAIAAIGSFAAAIASLVLLAAVAPPLASVALNFGPPENLAVMVLALVTMVVLATGSKLRAAAMACAGVLLACVGIDAGTGQARYTFGSIELLSGIPYIEVVIGLFAVGEVLHQIRVGAATPIRARFRDLVIRRRDIRDSAGAITRGTAIGFGLGVLPGAGSTLASFMAYGLERRVSANAAQFGRGAIQGVAAPESANNAAANANFIPTLTLGIPGGATTAVLLGALTVYGIQPGPLLFDEQPELVWGLLVSFFIGNVILLVLNLPLAPVFAQLLRIPYGYLYPLILFTSFVGAYAIDNNLFSVWLVLIFGVIGFGMKRFELPMAPLVVGVVIGALFEKALVQSSALLDGNLWLLATKPIAVSILAAALMLIIGPALARRLRNRTTSPEETHV from the coding sequence TTGTTCGACAACCTGCTGCTGGGCGCTTCGACGGCGTTGAGCCCGGTGAACCTGCTGTGGTGCTTCGCCGGGGTGCTTTTGGGCACCGTGATCGGGTTGCTGCCCGGGCTGGGCTCCAGCACCGGGGTGGCGATCCTGATCCCGCTGACGCTGACCGTGGAGCCGGTGACCGCGCTGATCATGCTCGCCGGCATCTACTACGGCTCGCAGTACGGCGGCACGATCACCTCGGTGCTGCTGTCCACCCCGGGTGAGGCCGCCAGCGTGGTGACCACGCTGGACGGCTATCAGATGGCGCGGCAGGGCCGTGCGGGTGCGGCGCTGGCGATCGCGGCGATCGGCTCGTTCGCCGCCGCGATCGCCTCCCTGGTCCTGCTGGCCGCGGTGGCGCCGCCGCTGGCGTCGGTGGCGCTGAACTTCGGGCCGCCGGAGAACCTGGCGGTGATGGTGCTGGCGCTGGTGACCATGGTGGTGCTGGCCACCGGGTCGAAGCTGCGGGCCGCGGCGATGGCCTGCGCCGGGGTGCTGCTGGCCTGCGTGGGCATCGACGCGGGCACTGGCCAGGCCCGCTACACCTTCGGCAGCATCGAACTGCTCTCCGGCATCCCCTACATCGAGGTGGTCATCGGCCTGTTCGCCGTGGGCGAGGTGCTGCACCAGATCCGGGTCGGGGCGGCCACCCCGATCCGCGCCCGTTTCCGCGATCTGGTCATCCGCCGCCGCGACATCCGCGATTCGGCCGGGGCCATCACCCGCGGCACCGCGATCGGTTTCGGCCTGGGCGTCCTGCCCGGCGCCGGATCGACCCTGGCCTCCTTCATGGCCTACGGCCTGGAGCGGCGCGTGTCGGCCAACGCCGCGCAGTTCGGCCGCGGCGCGATCCAGGGCGTGGCGGCCCCGGAGAGCGCCAACAACGCCGCGGCCAACGCCAACTTCATCCCCACCCTGACGCTGGGCATCCCGGGCGGGGCGACCACCGCGGTGCTGCTGGGTGCGCTGACCGTCTACGGCATCCAGCCCGGCCCGCTGCTGTTCGACGAGCAACCCGAGCTGGTGTGGGGACTGCTGGTGTCGTTCTTCATCGGCAACGTGATCCTGCTGGTGCTCAACCTGCCGCTGGCCCCGGTGTTCGCGCAGCTGCTGCGCATCCCCTACGGCTACCTGTACCCGCTGATCCTGTTCACCAGCTTCGTGGGCGCCTACGCCATCGACAACAACCTCTTCAGCGTCTGGCTGGTGCTGATCTTCGGTGTCATCGGCTTCGGCATGAAGCGCTTCGAGCTGCCGATGGCGCCGCTGGTGGTCGGCGTGGTCATCGGCGCGCTGTTCGAGAAGGCGCTCGTGCAGTCCTCGGCGCTGCTGGACGGCAACCTGTGGCTGCTGGCGACCAAGCCCATCGCGGTGAGCATCCTGGCCGCCGCCCTGATGCTGATCATCGGCCCCGCTCTGGCGCGGCGCCTGCGCAACCGCACCACGTCCCCGGAGGAGACCCATGTCTGA
- a CDS encoding carboxylesterase family protein: protein MPYARARRFTAPAPVEDWNAPLAATEWSPGCPQAPVAFLERVLGVTAEGRRQDEHCQHLSVTLPAGARPGDDLPVMVWIHGGSYTSGAGDLAIMDPAPLVAQENLVVVSVTYRLGLFGYLGDGRGRPANLGLLDQREALRWVRRNIAAFGGDPGNVTAFGQSAGGDAVAHLMATPGAAGLFRRAIIQSAPLGISRGRAKMYRAMAAATRDITPEMPAAAVVALQAAAGRSAARFGLKAVMPFGTQYGHHPLPREEQLPAAWEAVAGDIDVLIGHTCEEVRLFLATVPALQRLSRVPVLGEAVLGRAVDAITARVYGRPAEHFARRHARAGGRAHRYVITWAAPGNPNGAAHTIDLPLLFGDEKAWQHAELVAGATWEEITTAATALRHLWAEFARGHQLPDHGGIPGVLHHHRA, encoded by the coding sequence ATCCCCTACGCCCGGGCCCGCCGCTTCACCGCCCCGGCCCCCGTGGAGGACTGGAACGCGCCGCTAGCGGCCACCGAGTGGTCACCGGGCTGCCCGCAAGCCCCGGTGGCCTTCCTCGAACGCGTCCTCGGCGTCACCGCTGAGGGCCGTCGCCAGGACGAGCACTGCCAGCACCTGTCGGTCACCCTGCCCGCCGGTGCCCGGCCCGGCGACGACCTGCCGGTGATGGTGTGGATCCACGGCGGCTCCTACACCTCCGGCGCCGGTGACCTGGCGATCATGGACCCGGCGCCGCTGGTGGCCCAGGAGAACCTCGTCGTGGTGTCGGTGACCTACCGGCTGGGCCTGTTCGGCTACCTCGGCGACGGCCGCGGCCGCCCGGCCAACCTGGGCCTGCTCGACCAGCGCGAGGCGCTGCGCTGGGTGCGGCGCAACATCGCCGCGTTCGGCGGCGATCCCGGCAACGTCACCGCCTTCGGGCAGTCCGCCGGTGGTGACGCCGTCGCGCACCTGATGGCCACACCCGGCGCCGCCGGGCTGTTCCGCCGCGCCATCATCCAGAGCGCTCCGCTGGGGATCTCCCGCGGCCGCGCGAAGATGTACCGGGCCATGGCCGCGGCGACCCGCGACATCACCCCGGAGATGCCCGCCGCCGCTGTCGTCGCTCTCCAGGCCGCCGCAGGCAGGAGCGCCGCGCGGTTCGGCCTCAAAGCGGTGATGCCCTTCGGCACCCAGTACGGCCACCACCCGCTGCCCCGGGAAGAGCAGCTGCCGGCGGCGTGGGAGGCCGTGGCCGGCGACATCGACGTCCTCATCGGGCACACCTGCGAGGAAGTGCGCCTGTTCCTGGCCACCGTGCCCGCGCTGCAGCGGCTGAGCAGGGTGCCCGTCCTCGGCGAGGCGGTCCTGGGCCGCGCCGTCGATGCGATCACCGCCCGGGTCTACGGGCGGCCGGCCGAGCACTTCGCCCGCCGCCACGCCCGCGCGGGCGGCCGCGCGCACCGCTACGTCATCACCTGGGCGGCACCGGGAAACCCCAACGGCGCCGCCCACACCATCGACCTCCCGCTGCTGTTCGGCGACGAGAAGGCCTGGCAGCACGCCGAACTCGTCGCCGGCGCGACCTGGGAGGAGATCACCACCGCAGCCACCGCGCTGCGCCACCTGTGGGCCGAGTTCGCCCGCGGCCACCAGCTGCCCGACCACGGCGGGATCCCCGGAGTCCTGCACCACCACCGCGCCTGA
- a CDS encoding tripartite tricarboxylate transporter substrate binding protein — protein MRALSCGRRVLAALSTVALLSSCALGATGQEQAGAPRPVGPVTMVVPFAAGGGSDISGRAVADGLAAARPGLRVDVDNREGGQGAVGYSYLLSKAGSPNYLLATETSLLSLPLSVEVAFSHRSFTPVMKLGEDYTLLVALPGSPITSCADAVAQSRHRRVLAGISGAVGPDAVVFSELQRRSGADFDTVPYEGGGETMAAVLGGQVELASLNPSEVMGQLRAGELKALCVFAEQRYDYPQLAHVPTSLEQGIPVSFAQFRGVIAPGGLSPQATTYWIDAARSFAGSPAYRDYIASEFLQPRMAFGEEFAAYLAEAETTLAQVVRR, from the coding sequence ATGCGCGCGTTGTCCTGCGGCCGCCGGGTGCTGGCCGCGTTGAGCACGGTGGCCCTGCTGAGTTCCTGCGCGCTGGGCGCCACCGGCCAGGAGCAGGCCGGGGCGCCGCGCCCGGTGGGGCCGGTGACGATGGTGGTGCCCTTCGCCGCGGGCGGCGGCAGCGACATCTCCGGCCGCGCGGTGGCCGACGGGCTGGCCGCGGCGCGACCGGGTCTGCGCGTCGACGTCGACAACCGGGAAGGCGGGCAGGGCGCGGTCGGCTACTCCTACCTGCTGTCCAAGGCCGGATCGCCGAACTACCTGCTGGCCACCGAGACCTCCCTGCTGTCGCTGCCGCTGAGCGTGGAGGTGGCCTTCTCCCACCGCAGCTTCACCCCGGTGATGAAGCTCGGCGAGGACTACACGCTGCTGGTGGCGCTGCCGGGCTCGCCGATCACCAGCTGCGCCGATGCCGTCGCCCAGAGCCGCCACCGGCGGGTGCTGGCCGGGATCTCCGGTGCGGTGGGACCGGATGCGGTGGTGTTCTCCGAGCTGCAGCGCCGCTCCGGCGCCGATTTCGACACCGTGCCCTACGAGGGCGGCGGCGAGACGATGGCCGCGGTGCTGGGCGGCCAGGTGGAGCTGGCCTCGCTCAACCCCAGCGAGGTGATGGGCCAGCTGCGCGCGGGCGAGCTCAAAGCGCTGTGCGTCTTCGCCGAGCAGCGCTACGACTACCCGCAGCTGGCGCACGTGCCGACGTCGCTGGAGCAGGGCATTCCGGTGTCCTTCGCCCAGTTCCGGGGCGTGATCGCCCCCGGCGGGCTGTCCCCGCAGGCCACCACCTACTGGATCGACGCCGCACGCTCCTTCGCCGGCTCACCGGCCTACCGCGACTACATCGCCTCGGAGTTCCTGCAGCCCCGGATGGCCTTCGGCGAGGAGTTCGCCGCCTACCTCGCCGAGGCCGAGACGACCCTGGCCCAGGTGGTGCGGCGATGA